Within Pseudomonas sp. LBUM920, the genomic segment GGGACGGATGACCAGGCCCAGGTCGCTGATGACCTCGCCGTCGCCGCAACCGAACGTACGGGTGGCAAACAGTTCGGGACGCAACAGGTTGGCGGTGATGAGCGTGTCCAGGGTCTGGGTGAATGCGGGCAGGGAGAAGTGTTCGAGCAGCAAAAAACCCACGCGGGTAACCGGCGGCGACTGCTGGGGGGTGTCATTCAGGTAGCGCAGGTTCTTGCCTTGCATGCCACCGCTGAATTGGCGTCTTTCCATCGAGGGTTGGCCCACTCTTATTGTTGATGCAGTGGGCGCTATCTTAGGGGCAAATGCAGACGCTGTCCCCCGGCATTCCCCAGGCGTGGTGCCTGAGCGTGCGGTTGCACCGGCGGCGCTGTTGGACGCCGCCGCGTGCCTGATCTTGAGAAAACTGTGTGCCTTCCAGGCCTGCTACCGGGCAGTCGCGGGGCCATCTGATACGGTTTTTTCTTTGCTATCTGCGTCTGTATCGAAAACGCCTCGAAGCGGACAATGGCGCCATCCCGACATTCCTGTCGTCCCCTTCCCTTCGGAGGCCTTATGACCAAGATGGCACTTTTCCTGTTCGGCTTTTTGGTGTTGACCATCGGCATCGGCTTGCTGGCGACCATCTCGCCTGTGTGATTGCGTCACCGTCTGGGTATCGGCCGAGCTGCGCGCCGCCTGTGTGGCCAGCTCGCTGATGATCAGCGCAGTGGCCGGCCAACCCGTCCATGACTGAGTGGGTCGGCAATACTCGAACAGCGCCGCGACCACCGCTGCCGCTGGCGCCTCACCCTCGTCATAGCGGTCGCCGGCCCGCAGCTGCAACACCTGTGACGTCACCCGGCTCTGTCAACTCGCAAAGAGCATCGGGTACAGCGATACCACCAGCAACCCGGCCATCGACACGTTGAACAGACGCAACCAACGCGGTTCACGCAGCACAGTGCGCAGGCCAGTGCCGCAAACCACCCATACACACACGCTGGGCAAGTTGACCACCGCAAACACCAGGGCAATCACCAACACGTTGGTCACATAACCTTCGGCCGGCGTGTAGGTGGTGATCGCCCCCAACGCCATGATCCACGCCTTGGGATTGACCCATTGAAACGCCGCCGCCCCGAGGAAGGTCATGGGTTTGGCGTGTTCGTTGTTGCTCTCGGGCATGCCGCCCGAGGTTGCAATCTTCCACGCCAGGTACAACAAGTAAGCCGCGCCCACATACCGCAACAGGGTGTAGGCCCATGGAAATACCTTGAACACCTCGCCCAGACCCAGCCCCACCGAAATCACCAACAGCATAAAGCCGATGCTGATGCCCATCGCGTGGGGCATCGACCGGCGAAACCCGAAGTTCACGCCTGAAGCCAGCAGCATCGTGTTGTTGGGGCCAGGTGTGATCGAGGACACGAAGGCAAACAGCACAAAGGCTGAGAGCAGGCTGGTAGACATGAACATGGCGCGGCATCCCGACGGCGGTGGTATGCCTGCGACAGTAATCGGTTGCAGCCCTGGCTGCCCCGTACAGCTAGGGGCGGATCGAGGAATAC encodes:
- a CDS encoding LysE family translocator; its protein translation is MFMSTSLLSAFVLFAFVSSITPGPNNTMLLASGVNFGFRRSMPHAMGISIGFMLLVISVGLGLGEVFKVFPWAYTLLRYVGAAYLLYLAWKIATSGGMPESNNEHAKPMTFLGAAAFQWVNPKAWIMALGAITTYTPAEGYVTNVLVIALVFAVVNLPSVCVWVVCGTGLRTVLREPRWLRLFNVSMAGLLVVSLYPMLFAS